ATTACGAGTTATACATGATATAGACATTAAGATATAGGCTTAGATGCACAGCCTCAACAATTGGAGTTATGAACACTAAATATAAGTGTTTCTAGGCTACTGTAGGCCTGTGCAAACGTCTTCTTGTTAATTGACGTTCTTGAGCCaatggaagaaattttttcttctatttcttaCAAAAGctactctttttttatatttagCTCTTTCGCCACTATTTCCGTTCCTCAAGTCCGAAATGACAaactttttcagaaaaggaaagttATTATTGTATGATGTATGTGCACTTTGAAGAGTGAAAAGAACAGATCAGAGCTTCATTGCAAGAGAAGCTGATCTTCAAACCCATTTTTACCGCCAGAAAGATAGTTGTCTGTACTTTCGCAAACTATAAGAACGTGTATGCAATGATCTGTATGTGACATTAATTGTCGTGTGGTGTACTGAGTTTCTTGAGATTGTACGgaggaatttttttttttctctctcgTCCTTACTTCAAGAACGGAAACATtcccaaatttttttttatttttttttatttttttttctttcaaaaccgacgcagaaaaaaatgaaaattattTAAACGGACgacaattttgaaaataaatgtGTTGGAACGTACTTAACTTTCCTACTGAATTTCCCTTCCATACCTCTAAATTAtactttgaaatattttgaaaaacaacatAGCAAGTTTTAGTTTTCAATTGCCACAAGAAAGATGAAGTACATTCAAACCGAACAACAAATTCACGTCCCAGAAGGCGTTACTGTCAGCATTAAGTCCAGAATCGTCAAGGTTGTCGGTCCAAGAGGAACGTTGACCAAGAACTTGAAACACATTGACGTCACTTTCACCAAAATCGACAACCAATTGATCAAGGTTGCCGTTCACAACGGTGACAGAAAGCATGTTGCTGCTTTGAGAACCGTCAAGTCCTTGGTTGATAACATGATCACTGGTGTCACCAAGGGTTACAAGTACAAGATGAGATACGTTTACGCGCATTTCCCAATCAACGTCAacatcattgaaaaggacGGCGCCAAGTTCATCGAAGTCAGAAACTTTTTGGGTGACAAGAAGATCAGAAACGTTCCAGTCAGAGATGGTGTTGCCATTGAATTTTCCACCAACGTTAAGGATGAAATCGTCTTATCCGGTAACTCTGTCGAGGATGTTTCCCAAAACGCTGCTGACTTACAACAGATCTGTCGTGTAAGAAACAAGGATATCCGTAAGTTTTTGGATGGTATCTACGTTTCCCACAAGGGTTTCATTGTTGAAGACATGTAAATGAAACAAAGGGCATGCTAGCACTACTCTGTGCTTCAATATGTATACTATCCCTATCTTTCTATATATTGTATTGTGTAAAGACCGAggtttttcattattggaTGTGCAAGGCCACATCCAGTAATGAATTGGTGGGTTCTGCAAAGAACACTGCCAAAGGGGGAACGTTGCTAGTGCTCATTGAAATAAAGAGCCACTTTACGTTTCCTCAAattgcttttgtttttcgtTTATCAATGCtatttgcatttttttttggtacaGTATTGAAACGCTTGAACAACAATAAATATTCTCTTTTGCTTTACgaacttttattttcttcccttgGAAACCTAATCCACGCGGGCAactcttgttctttctttggcCACTACCACAATCTTAAACGTTCTCCTCTGCACGATAGCCAGCAGATTTGTTGAGAAGCAAATAACAAAACTGGCTTACCCGGCTGTTATGCTGGGCTAAAGCTGGGCATATTTGGCAAAATGACCATTTTTACTTCCCTCAGGGCGTAAACGacggcatttttttcacagcAAAAGTAAACAAAGCGGAGCACGAGGAAGCTGCCCTGCGCAAAGTTTATAAACAATATGAATTTTCCAgatctttcctttttctcgCACCCCTCTCGTCAGCAtcgcattttttttttttgtttaaaTACATACTACGAAAAATAAGATATCccatttccatttcttcaagaaaccTATCGTATTGAGAACAATCTCTGTATTTTTAACATAGttctttgcattttttctgtggcaaaaaaatagtttACTTTTTTACCATTATCCAACTACTATACGCTCCTTttaaaccaaaaaaataatcttcCCAACTATTTTCCACTCCTTTAGAAATTCTACCAAATTTATTCAAACAATTTGTATGttcaaatttcaatcaCTGCGAGCCCTTTGTCTTTCACGTTACATCCTCATCGAGGCTTGTACAATGTTTTACGGATTACGCAATCGCCatactttattttttttcgttcgGCGCATCACCTTCTCCCGAGAGTGAAGCAAATCTTTACACGCccgttatttttttttttccgtaCATGACTCTTTTTTTACGCCCCGTTAGATTTACGGCGCGAAATGCGGTTCTTAACTTCTCGAGATATGGCCTGcgttttttcaattatgACTATCGTGAACATTTGAACAAATGCCGAGTGATAGCATTAGCGCACAACCGAGAACAGGACAAACTCACGACTGCaaatatgaatttttttttactaacTTCTATACTTCccttttcttattgttgTGATTTAAAGTGAAATGAAACTATCCGCCACTACTTTAACCGTCGCTTCATTGATCGGTTCCAGCGCTATTGTTTCCGCTTTGCCGTACGCGGCAGACATTGACACTGACTGTACCACAACTGCCCACGGTTCTCACCAGCACAAGAGGGCTGTTGCGGTTACTTACGTTTACGAAACGGTCATTGTCGATAAAAATGGTCAGACTGTTACCCCCTCTTCAGCCGAAGCTTCTTCAGCCGAAACTTCTTCTGCAGTTGCTTCAACTACCACCTTAGTTTCTGAATCATCCGTCGCTAAAACGTCTGCCAAGAGTGCATCTTCTTCTATGGTTGCGGAAACTGCTTCCACTACCACTACTACCTCCTCTTCCGCTCCAGCAACTTCAACCTCGCAAGAGGCCTCCGCCACTGTCTCTTCAGCATCAGCGTCCATAACAACAGAAGTCTCTACCGCTTCTTCGAGCGGGTCTGGCAGCATTTACGGTGATTTGGCGGACTTTTCAGgtccaaatgaaaaattccaagACGGCACCATTTCTTGTGATCAATTTCCATCTGGGCAAGGTGTAGTTCCAATTAACTGGTTGGAGGAAGGCAGCTGGTCCGGTGTCGAAAACACGGACACTTCCACAGGCGGTTCATGTAAGGAAGGCTCTTACTGCTCTTACGCCTGTCAACCAGGTATGTCCAAAACACAATGGCCCTCAGAGCAACCTTCTGACGGCAGATCCATTGGTGGCCTGCTATGTAAGAACGGCTACTTGTATCGTTCTAACACGGATACCGACTACTTGTGTGAATGGGGTGTTGATGCCGCTTACGTTGTCTCCGAGTTGAGCAGTGATGTTGCTATCTGTAGGACCGATTACCCGGGTACCGAAAATATGGTAATTCCAACCTACGTGCAGGCTGGTAGTTCCTTGCCATTGACTGTGGTTGATCAGGATACCTACTACACTTGGAGAGGTTTGAAAACATCCGCTCAATACTACGTCAACAATGCCGGTGTTTCTGTCGAGGACGGTTGTGTTTGGGGCTCTGCAAGCTCAGGCGTTGGTAACTGGGCTCCGTTAAACTTTGGCGCTGGTTCATCCGACGGTGTTGCTTATTTGTCCTTGATTCCTAACCCAAACAATGGTAACCCGTTGAACTTCAACGTCAAGATCGTCGCTGCTGACGATTCTTCTACTGTCATTGGTGAATGTGTCTATGAAAACGGTAGCTTCAGCAGCGGCGCCGATGGGTGTACCGTTTCCGTTACTGCCGGTAGCGCTAAATTTGTTTTATACAACTAAACTCAGGCAcagcagttttttttcctttgagTCTAGTTGATTGTATTATTatcgttattttttgtttaccCGTCAATTGTTATCTGTTTTTAAATATACTTAAAACCCACATCTAAATTTTactatctttttttttctttatttattttcgCTTTAGAGACATAAGCTATCCGTAGCATTAAAGACCTTTCGAAAACACTATCTATATATCACACACCTCTGTTTTCCTGTCACGTGAAATAAACGCCTTGAGAAAAGTCTTCCAATCACATGATCGTTTTCCCTTCCATTTCTTGGATCAGCTGCCGTTCGAATTCCATGCGGCTTTTCGACAGCAGTTACCGTGCTTTTctcgaaaagaaaaatagaataggtgttaaaaaaagaaagaatggaGGAACGGGCCCTCGATGACTCCTGTTTCCATAACTTATCCCAAATAGACACCATTGCGTCTCGCGATAGAGCATCCATACAGGAAGGGAGCAGACacgaaaacgaaaaagacCCGCGATGAAACTCCACCGGTAAATACCGGCCCGTTACCCGTCACTTATCGGAAAATCTCTCACCGATTTGTTCCGGTGTCGGAGAATTGGCGCATCACCCGGCTCTTGAcaccatttttttgttccgTCAAATGCCTCTTCCTGCGTTAGTTTCTGCAGACAAAGAGCCGCTCtcacatttctttttctgagCAGCGGGAAGCTGCGGGCACTTtaggagaagaaaaaaagaaacttctCTTGGCCTCATCGAGGATACTGTTGATCACTCTCAATATTACGATGCCTATAGCACTGTCAGGGTTATATATACACTCTTCTCTTCCCTCCGCAATTCACGAATCTTATATTGCCGATAGTGGCTTCCCTTAAACTTCTTATACTTACTCAAAAATCTCGAAGAATATCTTACTTAAAGAGGCAGACATACATTTCCTCGAGTTACCTAATTAAGCTATAGAGAGCAAAGCGGTCATGTCACGAAGTAACAGTATATATACAGAGGATATCGAGATGTATCCCACTCCCAACGAACAACATCCGACAAGAGAGTACACAATACCGAATGGTGAAACCAAGAGTGAAAAACTCAATCTCGAAGGCGGTTATGTCAACAGTCATGgaactttatcaaaagcTACTACAAGGGAAATAGAGGGCGATCTAGAATCTGAGACCTCTTCTCACTCTGGTGATGACAAAATTGATCCTCA
The Saccharomyces kudriavzevii IFO 1802 strain IFO1802 genome assembly, chromosome: 14 DNA segment above includes these coding regions:
- the RPL9B gene encoding 60S ribosomal protein uL6 (similar to Saccharomyces cerevisiae RPL9B (YNL067W); ancestral locus Anc_2.236), with product MKYIQTEQQIHVPEGVTVSIKSRIVKVVGPRGTLTKNLKHIDVTFTKIDNQLIKVAVHNGDRKHVAALRTVKSLVDNMITGVTKGYKYKMRYVYAHFPINVNIIEKDGAKFIEVRNFLGDKKIRNVPVRDGVAIEFSTNVKDEIVLSGNSVEDVSQNAADLQQICRVRNKDIRKFLDGIYVSHKGFIVEDM
- the SUN4 gene encoding putative glucosidase SUN4 (similar to Saccharomyces cerevisiae SIM1 (YIL123W) and SUN4 (YNL066W); ancestral locus Anc_2.239), with the protein product MKLSATTLTVASLIGSSAIVSALPYAADIDTDCTTTAHGSHQHKRAVAVTYVYETVIVDKNGQTVTPSSAEASSAETSSAVASTTTLVSESSVAKTSAKSASSSMVAETASTTTTTSSSAPATSTSQEASATVSSASASITTEVSTASSSGSGSIYGDLADFSGPNEKFQDGTISCDQFPSGQGVVPINWLEEGSWSGVENTDTSTGGSCKEGSYCSYACQPGMSKTQWPSEQPSDGRSIGGLLCKNGYLYRSNTDTDYLCEWGVDAAYVVSELSSDVAICRTDYPGTENMVIPTYVQAGSSLPLTVVDQDTYYTWRGLKTSAQYYVNNAGVSVEDGCVWGSASSGVGNWAPLNFGAGSSDGVAYLSLIPNPNNGNPLNFNVKIVAADDSSTVIGECVYENGSFSSGADGCTVSVTAGSAKFVLYN